The Lycium ferocissimum isolate CSIRO_LF1 chromosome 10, AGI_CSIRO_Lferr_CH_V1, whole genome shotgun sequence genome window below encodes:
- the LOC132035534 gene encoding uncharacterized protein LOC132035534 isoform X2: MADGKEVAAAQVKSIFIYPVKSCRGISVSEAPLSSTVIRAPGMDVLKVPLVEPSEVANGVSVWEWSGSALDEGDEASNWFSKYLGKPSRLVRFNEVSESRPTDANFAPGYKIKFNDAYPFLLISQKSLDVLNEQLKEPVSINRFRPNILVDGSDPFCEDLWKDIKIGENTFGSTELCFRCKVPTINQETAEAGPEPSETLMKFRSDKVLKTNKKQQGRIYFGQNLVWVDSLAQEERKTVKVGDPVYVLKMVSSYVDVSV, translated from the exons ATGGCAGATGGTAAAGAAGTAGCAGCTGCACAAGTTAAATCAATTTTCATATACCCAGTGAAATCATGCCGTGGCATTTCAGTTTCTGAAGCACCCCTTTCTTCTACTG TGATAAGAGCCCCTGGTATGGATGTGCTGAAAGTCCCACTGGTTGAACCATCTGAAGTAGCAAACGGTGTCTCAGTGTGGGAATGGTCTGGCTCTGCTTTGGATGAAGGAGATGAAGCATCAAACTGGTTTTCCAAATATCTAGGGAAACCTAGTCGTCTCGTACGTTTCAATGAAG TATCAGAGTCTAGACCTACCGACGCTAATTTTGCTCCTGggtacaaaataaaatttaatgatGCGTATCCCTTCCTCCTTATATCCCAG AAATCACTGGATGTATTAAACGAACAACTCAAGGAGCCTGTTTCAATTAACCGCTTCAGACCGAA TATCCTCGTTGACGGATCCGATCCATTTTGTGAAGATTTATGGAAGGATATCAAAATAGGTGAAAATACATTTGGTAGCACAGAGTTATGCTTTCGCTGCAAG GTACCTACAATCAATCAAGAAACCGCAGAAGCAGGTCCCGAGCCAAGTGAAACGCTCATGAAGTTCCGTTCAGATAAAGTCTTAAAGACAAATAAGAAACAGCAAGGACGA ATTTACTTTGGTCAGAATTTAGTGTGGGTTGATTCCCTTGCACAAGAGGAGAGAAAGACTGTCAAAGTGGGAGATCCTGTTTATGTCCTCAAGATGGTTTCGTCCTATGTTGATGTATCTGTGTGA
- the LOC132035534 gene encoding uncharacterized protein LOC132035534 isoform X1 encodes MADGKEVAAAQVKSIFIYPVKSCRGISVSEAPLSSTGFRWDRQWVVVNSKGRACTQRVEPSLALVEVELPNEALAEGWEPNPSSFLVIRAPGMDVLKVPLVEPSEVANGVSVWEWSGSALDEGDEASNWFSKYLGKPSRLVRFNEVSESRPTDANFAPGYKIKFNDAYPFLLISQKSLDVLNEQLKEPVSINRFRPNILVDGSDPFCEDLWKDIKIGENTFGSTELCFRCKVPTINQETAEAGPEPSETLMKFRSDKVLKTNKKQQGRIYFGQNLVWVDSLAQEERKTVKVGDPVYVLKMVSSYVDVSV; translated from the exons ATGGCAGATGGTAAAGAAGTAGCAGCTGCACAAGTTAAATCAATTTTCATATACCCAGTGAAATCATGCCGTGGCATTTCAGTTTCTGAAGCACCCCTTTCTTCTACTG GATTTCGATGGGATCGGCAGTGGGTAGTTGTAAACTCAAAAGGCAGAGCATGTACTCAAAGAGTAGAGCCGTCGCTTGCTCTAGTCGAGGTTGAACTGCCTAATGAAGCATTAGCAGAGGGCTGGGAACCAAATCCAAGCTCATTTTTAG TGATAAGAGCCCCTGGTATGGATGTGCTGAAAGTCCCACTGGTTGAACCATCTGAAGTAGCAAACGGTGTCTCAGTGTGGGAATGGTCTGGCTCTGCTTTGGATGAAGGAGATGAAGCATCAAACTGGTTTTCCAAATATCTAGGGAAACCTAGTCGTCTCGTACGTTTCAATGAAG TATCAGAGTCTAGACCTACCGACGCTAATTTTGCTCCTGggtacaaaataaaatttaatgatGCGTATCCCTTCCTCCTTATATCCCAG AAATCACTGGATGTATTAAACGAACAACTCAAGGAGCCTGTTTCAATTAACCGCTTCAGACCGAA TATCCTCGTTGACGGATCCGATCCATTTTGTGAAGATTTATGGAAGGATATCAAAATAGGTGAAAATACATTTGGTAGCACAGAGTTATGCTTTCGCTGCAAG GTACCTACAATCAATCAAGAAACCGCAGAAGCAGGTCCCGAGCCAAGTGAAACGCTCATGAAGTTCCGTTCAGATAAAGTCTTAAAGACAAATAAGAAACAGCAAGGACGA ATTTACTTTGGTCAGAATTTAGTGTGGGTTGATTCCCTTGCACAAGAGGAGAGAAAGACTGTCAAAGTGGGAGATCCTGTTTATGTCCTCAAGATGGTTTCGTCCTATGTTGATGTATCTGTGTGA